In Denitratisoma sp. DHT3, one DNA window encodes the following:
- a CDS encoding ATP-binding cassette domain-containing protein — MASNIVEVRQVGKQYGAVRAVEAVDLDIPRGQLFGLIGHNGAGKSTLFKMMLGLLTPSGGRIEIDGQPVGASGFRAVRRKIGYLPENLALYDNLTGLETLAFYARLKAAPLDQCPALLARVGLSAAANRYVREYSKGMRQRLGFAQALLGAPSLLFLDEPTNGLDPEAIRDFYRQLRELGAAGTTIILTSHILSEIQERVDRLAIMQNGRIRAEGSVQALRESVNLPLTFEVRMAPDQIGLARQALAGLPLEPAAEEDGVLRFSCEREMKMRAVAALAALDGRVQDLHVHEPTLEDVFFGYAEGRHESA, encoded by the coding sequence TTGGCAAGCAATATCGTTGAAGTGCGACAGGTCGGCAAGCAGTACGGCGCGGTGCGGGCCGTGGAGGCGGTCGACCTGGACATCCCGCGCGGCCAGCTGTTCGGCTTGATCGGCCACAATGGCGCCGGCAAGAGCACCCTGTTCAAGATGATGCTGGGGCTTCTGACCCCCAGCGGCGGACGCATCGAGATCGACGGCCAGCCGGTCGGCGCCAGCGGCTTCCGCGCGGTTCGGCGCAAGATCGGCTACCTGCCGGAGAACCTGGCGCTCTACGACAACCTCACCGGCCTCGAGACCCTGGCGTTCTACGCCCGTCTCAAGGCGGCGCCGCTCGACCAGTGCCCGGCCCTGTTGGCGCGGGTGGGATTGTCCGCCGCCGCCAACCGCTACGTCCGCGAATATTCCAAGGGGATGCGCCAGCGGCTGGGTTTCGCCCAGGCGCTGCTCGGCGCGCCGAGCCTGCTGTTCCTCGACGAACCGACCAACGGCCTCGATCCCGAGGCGATCCGCGACTTCTACCGTCAATTGCGGGAACTCGGCGCCGCCGGCACCACCATCATCCTCACCTCGCACATCCTGTCGGAAATCCAGGAGCGGGTGGACCGCCTGGCGATCATGCAGAACGGCCGCATCCGCGCCGAGGGCAGCGTGCAGGCGCTGCGCGAATCGGTGAATCTGCCGCTCACCTTCGAGGTCAGGATGGCGCCGGATCAGATCGGCCTGGCGCGCCAGGCGCTGGCCGGACTGCCCCTGGAGCCGGCGGCGGAAGAGGATGGCGTGCTGCGCTTCAGTTGCGAGCGGGAGATGAAAATGCGGGCGGTGGCGGCGCTGGCCGCCCTGGATGGGCGCGTGCAGGACCTCCATGTGCATGAGCCGACCCTGGAGGACGTGTTCTTTGGCTACGCGGAGGGCCGCCATGAGTCAGCTTGA
- a CDS encoding ABC transporter permease, which translates to MSQLELRQVLTLAGKEFWDRLRNRWVLAVALVFAVFALVIAYFGSAQQGAAGFRSIELTIASLVSLVIYLIPLIALLLGFDAIVGERERGSLDLLLSMPITRLELLLGKYLGLAGALSFSTVLGFGLAGLLISFHLDLSGLFHYAGFMLSSILLGLAFLSLAVMLSVFAADRTRASGMAIATWFFFVLVFDLLLLGGLVATGGKYGGAIFPYLLMLNPADIYRVLNVFSMEEVRTLYGLSTVFPGMLANPWLLGGLMGLWIVAPLSIAYWRFRP; encoded by the coding sequence ATGAGTCAGCTTGAATTGCGCCAGGTTCTGACCCTGGCCGGCAAGGAGTTCTGGGACCGCCTGCGCAACCGCTGGGTGCTGGCGGTGGCCCTGGTGTTCGCCGTGTTCGCGCTGGTGATCGCCTATTTCGGTTCCGCCCAGCAGGGCGCCGCCGGTTTCCGCTCGATCGAGCTGACCATCGCCTCGCTGGTCAGCCTGGTGATCTACCTGATTCCGCTGATCGCCCTGTTGCTGGGGTTCGACGCCATTGTCGGGGAGCGCGAGCGGGGGTCGCTCGACCTGTTGCTGTCGATGCCGATCACGCGCCTGGAACTGCTGCTCGGCAAGTACCTGGGCCTGGCCGGCGCGCTGTCCTTTTCCACGGTGCTCGGCTTCGGCCTGGCGGGGCTCCTGATCTCCTTCCACCTCGATCTCTCCGGGCTGTTCCATTACGCTGGCTTCATGCTCAGTTCGATCCTGCTGGGCCTGGCCTTTCTCAGCCTGGCGGTGATGCTCTCGGTCTTCGCCGCCGACCGCACCCGGGCCTCGGGCATGGCGATCGCCACGTGGTTCTTTTTCGTCCTGGTGTTCGACCTGCTGCTGCTGGGCGGCCTGGTGGCCACCGGCGGCAAGTACGGCGGCGCGATCTTCCCCTATCTGCTGATGCTCAATCCCGCCGACATCTACCGCGTGCTCAACGTGTTCAGCATGGAGGAGGTGCGCACCCTCTACGGCCTGTCCACCGTCTTCCCCGGCATGCTGGCCAATCCCTGGCTGCTGGGCGGCCTGATGGGATTGTGGATCGTCGCCCCCCTGTCCATCGCCTATTGGAGATTCCGTCCATGA
- a CDS encoding efflux transporter outer membrane subunit, protein MSKPAFATPLAASLALVLAGCAIGPDYQRPVSAGSLPAQYAAARTPSSEPTATVEAEWWKLFHDPMLDRLVADALGRNADLLAAVARMEEADAAMRETGAALLPEVKLEAGATRTRASTTTATPMPPGTPTLRDNRKAALTTAFELDVWGRLRRADEASRAQAMAGRYARDTVRLSVAALVSSSYLGLRALDVQVAAAADSEASYADSLRIMQSRLAAGAVSPLERLQAENALAAARAQTAGLRRQRAQAEHQLALLTGQPDLALAPGDLEQLPVPPVPPPGLPSSLLETRPDVRQAEETLVAANAQIGVVKAALFPTLSLTGSLGSESRALSSLFSTASGAWSAGLGLTMPLLDAGRHAAQVDQATARQRQAAADYQKAVQGAFKDVRDALVSVRENTEAEQAQAARLDAAQQALRVMRARYEAGYSAYAQLLESQRAVDEARQSHAGSRQARLAAAVDLFKALGGGWRAPRL, encoded by the coding sequence ATGAGCAAGCCCGCCTTTGCCACACCCCTTGCCGCCTCGCTCGCGCTGGTCCTCGCCGGCTGCGCCATCGGCCCCGACTATCAGCGCCCCGTCAGCGCCGGCAGCCTGCCGGCACAATACGCCGCCGCCAGGACGCCAAGCAGCGAGCCCACCGCGACGGTGGAGGCCGAGTGGTGGAAACTGTTCCACGATCCCATGCTGGACCGGCTGGTCGCCGACGCCCTGGGCCGCAACGCCGACCTGCTGGCGGCCGTGGCGCGGATGGAGGAAGCCGACGCGGCCATGCGTGAGACCGGCGCCGCCTTGCTGCCGGAGGTGAAACTGGAGGCCGGCGCCACGCGGACCCGGGCCAGCACCACCACCGCCACGCCGATGCCGCCGGGCACGCCGACGCTGCGCGACAACCGCAAGGCCGCCCTGACCACCGCCTTCGAACTGGACGTCTGGGGACGATTGCGGCGCGCCGACGAGGCGTCCCGCGCCCAGGCCATGGCCGGACGCTATGCCCGCGACACCGTGCGGCTGTCGGTCGCCGCGCTGGTCAGCAGCAGCTATCTGGGCCTGCGCGCACTGGACGTCCAGGTGGCCGCCGCCGCCGACAGCGAGGCCAGCTACGCGGACTCGCTGAGGATCATGCAAAGCCGTCTCGCAGCCGGCGCGGTCTCGCCGCTGGAACGGCTCCAGGCCGAGAACGCGCTGGCCGCGGCGCGGGCGCAGACCGCGGGTCTGCGGCGCCAGCGGGCACAGGCCGAGCATCAACTGGCGCTGCTCACCGGCCAGCCCGACCTGGCGCTGGCGCCCGGCGATCTGGAACAGCTGCCGGTGCCGCCGGTGCCGCCACCCGGCCTGCCGTCGAGCCTGCTGGAAACCCGGCCCGACGTGCGCCAGGCCGAGGAAACGCTGGTCGCCGCGAACGCCCAGATCGGCGTGGTGAAGGCGGCGCTGTTTCCCACCCTCTCCCTCACCGGCAGCCTGGGCAGCGAAAGCCGGGCCCTGAGCAGCCTGTTCTCCACCGCCTCGGGCGCCTGGTCGGCCGGTCTCGGCCTGACCATGCCCCTGCTCGACGCGGGACGCCACGCCGCCCAGGTGGACCAGGCGACGGCGCGTCAGCGCCAGGCGGCGGCGGATTACCAGAAGGCGGTGCAAGGTGCCTTCAAGGATGTCCGCGACGCTCTGGTGAGCGTGCGGGAGAATACCGAAGCCGAACAGGCCCAGGCCGCCCGCCTCGACGCCGCGCAGCAGGCGCTGCGGGTGATGCGCGCCCGTTACGAGGCCGGCTATTCGGCCTATGCCCAGTTGCTGGAGTCCCAGCGCGCCGTGGATGAGGCCCGCCAGTCCCACGCCGGCAGCCGCCAGGCGCGGCTGGCGGCCGCGGTGGATCTGTTCAAGGCTCTGGGCGGCGGCTGGCGCGCGCCGCGGCTCTGA
- a CDS encoding DUF6516 family protein: MQHLELCERILEHYGAAGRVAAETLQDALRLNFDNGVEMEVRYPLSDAYAIAWRWGEAELRIDTAPLHPELATFPNHLHRDDGSLAADPLTRIDAAPWDNLRAVIDAVLQAPLLET; encoded by the coding sequence ATGCAGCATCTGGAACTTTGCGAGCGCATTCTCGAGCACTACGGCGCCGCCGGCCGGGTGGCCGCCGAGACCCTGCAGGACGCACTGCGGCTCAACTTCGACAACGGCGTGGAAATGGAGGTGCGCTATCCCCTGTCCGACGCCTATGCGATCGCCTGGCGCTGGGGCGAGGCCGAGTTGCGCATCGACACCGCGCCGCTCCACCCCGAGCTGGCCACTTTTCCCAACCACCTGCACCGCGACGACGGCAGCCTGGCCGCCGACCCGCTGACCCGCATCGACGCCGCGCCCTGGGACAACTTGCGGGCGGTGATCGACGCGGTGTTGCAGGCTCCCCTGCTGGAGACCTGA
- a CDS encoding 4Fe-4S binding protein, with protein sequence MNRVIPLLRCLLFCLFYVCGAGVALADLQSYEARLPPELSTSPRLCDFAPCRDVMPGADEFSERKGRPPYVEAYGKVDGERKLLGYVFLSTDIVDIPAYSGKPVVTLIGMDTEGRFTGSKILKHSEPILLLGIPESELVKFTRQYVGRFVGDKLEIGKSGQDEGAIGLDAITGATVTVIAQNQVMLRCGAEVAKQVGIMKPVSLPAAKFTSADAPADWKALKGEGSVQFLEVKPEDVGKENKGQPYLDMWFGYLNQPAVGKRILGEEGYASLMSRLKPGEHAIFIVAQGTDSFKGSGFVRGGIYDRVQVRQGADTYTFRDLDYLNLYSIAAGGAPEYRESAIFIIRSENFSAAYPWQLVLLANKVDPQTGARNFTSFHQEYWLPAKYLEGGRPVVERPDPTWLKVWKGRLPEIVGFIALLGFAALVYGLRDRLVRRSTRKDKRWVNIPKYFIWTVSIVFVGFSAMAQPSVTQVLTWFHSMLYQWKWELFLSDPLIFIFWWFIILTVFFWGRGLFCGWLCPFGSLSEMLFKVAGRLGLKRFQTHLPMWLHDRLKWVKYGVFWGLLGVSFFSMGLAEMLAEVEPFKTTFLVGLLNRSWPYTLFAASLLGISIFIERPFCKYLCPLGAALALPTTFRWFGLKRKQECGPCAACAVGCGSLAIDGSGRIDQRECMLCLDCMVMYYDSHACPPLAQERRHREKAGEPLTAIGANGYYIPIKPIAADAPPPKSTIAARSKADPTMLTAPTLPPYADHQGDPLGLIAAEIWDHLWPWSRHGFQRQRAIQGASLALAAIVTLVWVLAAMGRLTTGVVLGWWAGWSLFEIVVRLGSKPYVKEGSWLGRRYRTANTMDMVCYVGFKNLLIGAALFVAMKLFT encoded by the coding sequence ATGAATCGAGTCATCCCGCTGCTGCGCTGTCTGCTGTTCTGTCTGTTCTACGTGTGCGGGGCGGGTGTCGCCCTTGCCGACCTGCAGTCGTATGAAGCGCGGCTGCCGCCGGAGCTGAGCACCTCGCCACGCCTGTGCGACTTCGCGCCCTGTCGCGACGTGATGCCCGGAGCGGACGAGTTCTCGGAGCGCAAGGGCCGCCCCCCCTACGTCGAGGCGTACGGCAAGGTGGACGGCGAGCGCAAGCTGCTGGGCTACGTTTTCCTGTCCACGGACATCGTCGACATCCCCGCCTATTCGGGCAAGCCGGTGGTGACCCTGATCGGCATGGACACCGAGGGCCGTTTCACCGGCTCGAAGATTCTCAAGCATTCGGAACCCATCCTGCTGCTGGGGATTCCGGAGTCCGAATTGGTGAAATTCACCCGCCAGTACGTCGGGCGCTTCGTCGGCGACAAGCTGGAAATCGGCAAGTCGGGCCAGGACGAGGGCGCCATCGGGCTGGACGCGATCACCGGTGCCACGGTCACGGTGATCGCCCAGAATCAGGTGATGCTGCGCTGTGGCGCCGAAGTGGCGAAGCAGGTTGGCATCATGAAGCCGGTGTCGCTGCCGGCGGCGAAATTCACCTCGGCGGATGCTCCGGCCGACTGGAAGGCGTTGAAGGGCGAGGGCAGCGTCCAGTTCCTCGAGGTCAAGCCGGAAGACGTGGGCAAGGAGAACAAGGGACAGCCCTACCTGGACATGTGGTTCGGCTATCTCAACCAGCCGGCGGTGGGCAAGCGCATTCTCGGCGAGGAGGGCTACGCTTCCCTGATGTCGCGCCTCAAGCCCGGCGAGCACGCCATTTTCATCGTCGCCCAGGGAACCGATTCCTTCAAGGGCTCCGGCTTCGTCCGCGGCGGTATCTACGACCGGGTGCAGGTGCGCCAGGGCGCCGACACCTACACCTTCCGCGATCTCGACTACCTCAACCTGTACAGCATCGCGGCGGGCGGCGCGCCCGAATATCGCGAGTCGGCGATCTTCATCATCCGTTCCGAGAATTTCTCCGCGGCCTATCCCTGGCAGCTGGTGCTGCTCGCCAACAAGGTGGACCCGCAGACCGGCGCCCGCAACTTCACCAGCTTCCACCAGGAGTACTGGCTGCCGGCCAAGTATCTGGAGGGCGGCCGTCCCGTCGTCGAGCGGCCCGATCCGACCTGGCTGAAGGTATGGAAGGGGCGTCTCCCCGAAATCGTCGGCTTCATCGCGCTGCTGGGCTTCGCCGCCCTGGTGTACGGCCTGCGCGACCGACTGGTGCGCCGTTCCACGCGCAAGGACAAGCGCTGGGTGAACATTCCCAAGTATTTCATCTGGACCGTCAGCATCGTCTTCGTCGGCTTCTCCGCGATGGCGCAGCCTTCGGTGACCCAGGTGCTGACCTGGTTCCACTCGATGCTCTACCAGTGGAAGTGGGAGCTGTTCCTTTCCGACCCGCTGATCTTCATCTTCTGGTGGTTCATCATCCTCACGGTGTTCTTCTGGGGACGCGGCCTGTTCTGCGGCTGGCTGTGCCCGTTCGGGTCGCTTTCCGAAATGCTCTTCAAGGTCGCCGGCCGGCTCGGCCTGAAGCGGTTCCAGACGCATCTGCCGATGTGGCTGCATGATCGCCTGAAGTGGGTCAAGTACGGCGTGTTCTGGGGCCTGCTGGGCGTGTCCTTCTTCTCCATGGGGCTGGCGGAGATGCTGGCCGAGGTGGAGCCGTTCAAGACCACCTTCCTGGTCGGCCTGCTCAACCGTTCCTGGCCGTATACGCTGTTCGCCGCTTCGCTGCTGGGCATTTCCATTTTCATCGAACGGCCCTTCTGCAAATACCTCTGCCCCCTGGGCGCGGCGCTGGCGTTGCCGACCACCTTCCGCTGGTTCGGACTGAAGCGCAAGCAGGAGTGCGGCCCCTGCGCCGCCTGCGCCGTCGGCTGCGGCTCCCTGGCGATCGACGGGTCGGGGCGCATCGACCAGCGCGAGTGCATGCTCTGCCTGGATTGCATGGTGATGTACTACGACAGCCATGCCTGTCCGCCGCTGGCCCAGGAACGCCGGCATCGCGAGAAGGCGGGCGAGCCGCTGACCGCGATCGGCGCCAACGGCTACTACATCCCGATCAAGCCGATCGCCGCCGATGCGCCGCCGCCGAAATCGACGATCGCGGCCCGCTCCAAGGCCGACCCGACGATGCTGACCGCGCCGACCCTGCCGCCCTATGCGGATCATCAGGGCGACCCGCTCGGACTCATCGCCGCCGAAATCTGGGACCACCTGTGGCCCTGGAGCCGGCACGGCTTCCAGCGCCAGCGCGCGATCCAGGGGGCGAGCCTGGCCCTGGCCGCGATCGTCACCCTGGTGTGGGTGCTGGCGGCGATGGGACGGCTGACCACCGGCGTCGTCCTCGGCTGGTGGGCCGGCTGGAGCCTGTTCGAGATCGTCGTGCGTCTGGGCTCCAAGCCCTACGTCAAGGAAGGATCCTGGCTGGGACGGCGCTACCGGACGGCCAACACGATGGACATGGTCTGCTACGTCGGCTTCAAGAACCTGCTGATCGGTGCCGCCCTGTTCGTCGCCATGAAGCTCTTTACCTGA
- a CDS encoding nitrous oxide reductase family maturation protein NosD, with translation MGGLSVAGRLPAWVMLLLVLGAGSVRAATWQVAPGQSVAAAVARAAPGDTVQVEAGRYEERLRIDKPLTLLGVGHPTLAGGLEGDTIRIVAPDVTVQGFIVADSGDSLERQNAGIYVQPGAHRARILDCVFSYTLFGLWIEGANDVEVRGNLITGKRDYASSQRGNGIQLYNTQGARIVDNRISFVRDAIYVDVSHHAQFRGNRMHHSRYGTHYMNSYYNVWEDNESFHNRGGLALMEVRNQVVRNNRAWGNSDHGIMLRTIQDSVVENNVVAGNGRGLFIYDAEYITLNGNLIIDNRVGVHMSAGSTRNEVEDNDLIQNREQIRYIASRDEPWGVRRGNYWSNYLGWDRDGDGIGDVPYEASDMVDRLTWRYPLMRLLMASPALQTLRLIAQQFPLLRAPSVVDAHPRMKPIHTDWRQWLGKQYR, from the coding sequence ATGGGAGGCTTGTCTGTCGCCGGCCGGCTGCCGGCCTGGGTGATGTTGCTGCTGGTCCTGGGGGCGGGCTCCGTCCGCGCCGCGACCTGGCAGGTGGCGCCGGGACAGTCGGTGGCGGCCGCGGTCGCCCGCGCCGCGCCGGGCGACACGGTGCAGGTCGAGGCCGGGCGCTACGAGGAGCGCCTGCGCATCGACAAGCCCCTCACGCTGCTCGGCGTCGGCCACCCCACCCTGGCCGGCGGCCTGGAGGGAGACACCATCCGCATCGTCGCGCCCGACGTGACCGTGCAGGGCTTCATCGTCGCCGATTCGGGCGACTCCCTGGAGCGGCAGAACGCCGGCATCTACGTCCAGCCCGGCGCCCACCGCGCGCGGATCCTGGACTGCGTTTTCTCCTATACCCTGTTCGGGCTCTGGATCGAGGGCGCCAACGACGTCGAGGTGCGCGGCAACCTGATCACCGGCAAGCGCGACTACGCCTCCTCCCAGCGCGGCAACGGCATCCAGCTCTACAACACCCAGGGCGCCCGCATCGTGGACAACCGGATCAGCTTCGTGCGCGACGCGATCTATGTCGATGTCAGCCACCATGCGCAGTTCCGCGGCAACCGGATGCACCACTCGCGCTACGGCACCCACTACATGAACTCCTACTACAACGTCTGGGAGGACAACGAGAGTTTCCACAACCGGGGCGGCCTGGCGCTGATGGAAGTTCGCAACCAGGTGGTGCGCAACAATCGGGCCTGGGGCAATTCCGATCATGGCATCATGCTGCGCACCATCCAGGACTCGGTGGTGGAGAACAACGTCGTCGCCGGCAATGGCCGCGGCCTGTTCATCTATGACGCGGAATACATCACCTTGAACGGCAATCTGATCATCGACAATCGGGTCGGGGTGCATATGTCCGCCGGCTCGACGCGGAACGAGGTGGAGGACAACGACCTGATCCAGAATCGGGAACAGATCCGCTACATCGCCAGCCGCGACGAGCCGTGGGGCGTCAGACGCGGCAACTACTGGAGCAATTACCTGGGGTGGGATCGCGATGGCGACGGCATCGGCGACGTGCCCTACGAGGCCAGCGACATGGTCGATCGCCTGACCTGGCGCTATCCTCTGATGCGGCTGCTGATGGCCAGTCCGGCCTTGCAGACCCTGCGCCTGATCGCCCAGCAGTTTCCGTTGCTGCGCGCGCCCAGCGTGGTGGATGCGCATCCCCGCATGAAACCGATCCATACCGACTGGAGGCAGTGGCTTGGCAAGCAATATCGTTGA
- a CDS encoding nitrous oxide reductase accessory protein NosL, which produces MTLHRHLLPLLFALLAGCGQQAGDSAAAVDFTQDTICTLDGMVLAEFPGPKGQIHYAGAAVPEFFCDTVEVLAALLQPEQARKVRAAYVQDMGAADWAKPRGHWIDARQAFYVKDSRLRGSMGPTLVSFASETAAREFVAKQGGTVLSFAQVTPAMVNLDGGALHDQRM; this is translated from the coding sequence ATGACCCTGCACCGCCACCTCCTGCCCCTGCTTTTCGCCCTGCTCGCCGGTTGCGGCCAGCAGGCCGGCGACAGCGCCGCCGCCGTCGACTTCACCCAGGACACGATCTGCACCCTGGACGGCATGGTGCTGGCCGAATTCCCCGGCCCCAAGGGGCAGATCCATTACGCCGGCGCCGCGGTGCCGGAGTTCTTCTGCGATACCGTCGAAGTGCTGGCGGCCCTGCTCCAGCCCGAGCAGGCGCGCAAGGTGCGGGCCGCCTACGTGCAGGACATGGGCGCGGCCGACTGGGCCAAGCCGCGCGGCCACTGGATCGACGCGCGCCAGGCGTTCTACGTCAAGGACAGCAGGCTGCGCGGCTCGATGGGACCCACGCTGGTCAGTTTCGCCAGCGAGACGGCGGCCCGCGAGTTCGTCGCCAAGCAGGGCGGTACCGTGCTGAGCTTCGCCCAGGTGACGCCGGCGATGGTGAACCTCGACGGCGGCGCGCTGCACGACCAGAGGATGTGA